From one Pelecanus crispus isolate bPelCri1 chromosome 21, bPelCri1.pri, whole genome shotgun sequence genomic stretch:
- the NKX3-1 gene encoding homeobox protein Nkx-3.1 encodes MSAGVLPARQQRAPSSTPAAMSRTPTAAQQTTPASSRPRTSFLIQDILWDGAERGAWPERGKSGAFGSPEDGKPGAATEEGREGISAPRAGPGHPPGSPRPPGAPQAPGTAQEAGAGATAEPCLSDCHPPLRALPVAQQPPKPAKRSRAAFSHTQVIELERKFSHQKYLSAPERAHLARNLQLTETQVKIWFQNRRYKTKRKQVASDISRLDTQLAGQKAAELPGASLLALRGGWQYLPCLYYLNGWSPSWW; translated from the exons atgagtgCCGGGGTGCTCCCCGCAAGACAGCAgagagcacccagcagcaccccagcagccATGAGCCGGACCCCGACAGCAGCCCAGCAGACCACGCCTGCCTCCTCCAGGCCCCGGACATCCTTCCTCATCCAAGACATCctctgggatggggcagagcgGGGAGCGTGGCCGGAGCGGGGCAAGAGCGGAGCGTTTGGCAGCCCGGAGGACGGGAAGCCGGGAGCGGCCAcggaggaggggagagagggcaTCTCGGCACCGCGGGCTGGCCCGGGGCACCCCCCCGGGAGCCCTCGtcccccaggagcaccccaaGCCCCGGGGACAGCCCAGGAGGCGGGCGCAG GTGCCACGGCGGAGCCCTGCCTGTCAGACTGCCACCCCCCGCTGCGAGCCCTGCCCGTcgcccagcagccccccaagCCGGCGAAGCGCTCGCGGGCGGCGTTCTCCCACACCCAGGTCATCGAACTGGAGCGGAAATTCAGCCACCAAAAATACCTGTCGGCCCCCGAGCGAGCTCACCTGGCCAGAAACCTGCAGCTCACCGAGACCCAGGTGAAAATCTGGTTCCAGAACAGGAGGTATAAAACCAAGAGGAAACAGGTCGCCTCCGATATCAGCAGACTGGACACGCAGCTGGCCGGGCAGAAAGCGGCCGAGCTCCCCGGAGCATCGCTGCTCGCGCTGCGGGGTGGCTGGCAGTACCTGCCTTGTCTCTACTACTTGAACGGCTGGAGTCCCTCGTGGTGGTAA
- the NKX2-6 gene encoding homeobox protein Nkx-2.6, whose translation MLPTPFSVKDILSRERPGAAGGPRAAPGPRAARSPGGEDEPEPPRTCLLAHPFEADEKKAEPCHHPKQRQRRKPRVLFSQAQVFELERRFKQQKYLSAPEREHLASMLKLTSTQVKIWFQNRRYKCKRQRQDKSLELAAHPLPPRRVAVPVLVRDGKPCLGGSQPYPAPYSITASAYSYSSYYSAYSSSPYGAGYGGSYAGVPPNAASGSPAVNLSLATAGAAQHQPGCLQATVQAGIRAW comes from the exons ATGCTGCCCACCCCCTTCTCGGTGAAGGACATCCTCAGCCGGGAgcggccgggcgctgccgggggaccccgcgccgcccccggcccccgcgccgcccgcagccccggcggggaggACGAACCGGAGCCGCCGC GAACATGTTTGCTTGCCCACCCTTTCGAGGCAGATGAGAAGAAAGCCGAGCCCTGCCACCATCCCAAGCAGCGACAGCGGAGAAAACCCCGAGTTTTATTCTCCCAAGCTCAGGTGTTCGAACTGGAGCGGCGATTTAAGCAACAGAAATACCTCTCTGCTCCGGAAAGGGAGCACCTCGCCAGCATGCTCAAGCTCACCTCCACGCAGGTGAAAATCTGGTTCCAAAACCGGAGGTACAAATGCAAGAGGCAAAGGCAGGATAAATCCCTGGAGCTGGCTGCCCACCCGCTGCCCCCGCGGAGGGTGGCAGTGCCCGTGCTGGTCCGGGACGGCAAACCCTGCCTGGGGGGCTCCCAGCCTTACCCGGCCCCATACAGCATCACCGCCAGCGCTTACTCCTACAGCTCCTACTACAGTGCCTACAGCAGCAGCCCGTACGGTGCTGGCTACGGGGGGAGCTACGCCGGCGTGCCCCCCAACGCCGCCTCCGGCAGCCCCGCCGTGAACCTGAGCTTGGCCACGGCCGGCGCTGCTCAGCACCAGCCCGGGTGCTTGCAAGCCACCGTGCAAGCGGGGATCAGGGCTTGGTAG